A DNA window from Mesoplasma coleopterae contains the following coding sequences:
- a CDS encoding glycoside hydrolase family 1 protein gives MKFEKKDFLWGGATSASQVEGAFDAEGKSLTIAEMRPFNPNLDRKSVDELNKYTRSDYEKSIDNKDNLHYPKRIGIDFYHRYKEDIALFKEAGMNIYRMSIAWSRIFPNGDEAEPNAAGIKFYKDVFEECKKNGMEVMLTIQHYDVPYPITKKYGGWSNKKVIDLYIKFATVIMKEYKDLVKYWLPFNEINVATLAPTTGLGIFREDFSSEEDYVNASWQGLHNQFYAQAKVIEIAKTISSNIKMGCMVANMTTYSSDCNPVNIWENLATQQMQRYFYYDVMVKGDYPSYSKRYFKENNIKFETTPEEMEVIKNNNIQYITFSYYMTSTISKELKDAAGGNLMLGGKNPFLKATEWGWQIDPIGLRITLNELWDRYQLPLFISENGIGVVETLNENNTVEDDYRIEYLSKHFEQMNEAIKDGVDVFGYTMWTPIDVVSLSTNEMSKRYGLIFVDYDDYHKGTGNRFKKKSFEWFKNFMKTKEL, from the coding sequence ATGAAATTTGAAAAAAAAGATTTTTTATGAGGAGGTGCAACTTCAGCTTCTCAAGTTGAAGGAGCATTTGATGCGGAAGGTAAATCATTAACAATTGCAGAAATGAGACCGTTCAATCCAAATCTAGATAGAAAAAGCGTAGATGAATTAAATAAATATACAAGATCTGATTATGAAAAATCAATTGATAATAAAGATAACTTACATTACCCAAAAAGAATAGGTATTGACTTTTATCACAGATATAAAGAAGACATAGCTTTATTCAAAGAGGCAGGAATGAACATTTATAGAATGTCAATTGCTTGATCAAGAATTTTCCCTAATGGTGATGAAGCAGAACCAAATGCTGCGGGTATTAAATTTTATAAAGATGTTTTTGAAGAATGCAAAAAAAATGGAATGGAAGTAATGTTAACTATTCAACATTACGATGTTCCATACCCAATAACAAAAAAATATGGTGGTTGATCAAACAAAAAAGTTATTGATTTGTATATCAAATTTGCAACAGTTATTATGAAAGAATACAAAGACTTAGTTAAATATTGATTACCATTTAATGAAATCAATGTAGCTACATTAGCTCCAACAACAGGTTTAGGTATTTTTAGAGAAGACTTTAGTAGTGAAGAAGACTATGTAAATGCATCATGACAAGGATTACATAATCAATTTTACGCACAAGCAAAAGTTATTGAAATAGCTAAAACAATTTCAAGCAATATTAAAATGGGGTGCATGGTTGCTAACATGACAACATACTCATCAGACTGTAACCCTGTAAATATTTGAGAAAATTTAGCTACTCAACAAATGCAAAGATACTTCTACTATGATGTAATGGTAAAAGGAGATTATCCATCATATTCAAAAAGATATTTCAAAGAAAATAATATTAAATTTGAAACAACCCCTGAAGAAATGGAAGTAATTAAAAATAATAATATTCAATATATTACATTTAGTTACTACATGACATCAACAATTTCAAAAGAATTAAAAGATGCAGCAGGTGGTAATTTAATGTTGGGTGGAAAAAATCCATTCTTAAAAGCAACTGAATGAGGATGACAAATTGATCCTATTGGTTTAAGAATAACATTAAATGAATTATGAGATAGATACCAATTACCTTTATTTATTTCAGAAAATGGAATAGGTGTGGTAGAAACCTTAAACGAAAATAACACAGTTGAAGATGATTACAGAATTGAATACTTATCAAAACATTTTGAGCAAATGAATGAAGCTATTAAAGATGGAGTAGATGTATTTGGTTACACAATGTGAACTCCAATTGATGTTGTGAGTTTATCAACAAATGAGATGTCAAAAAGATATGGATTAATATTTGTTGATTATGATGATTATCATAAAGGAACTGGAAATAGATTTAAAAAGAAATCATTTGAGTGATTTAAAAACTTTATGAAAACAAAAGAATTATAA
- a CDS encoding phosphoribosyltransferase, producing the protein MEFKHNLKLLISKEEIANKIAEYGAFYNEKYKGKTLSLVTIMNGSVFFFADFARTLNMPIKMDTITVSSYSGTKSNKELVFHKKITKPIIEDQHVLIVEDIIDSGLTLEKVYEYIFSLKPKSLEILTLASKKSNHKNFKYEYRTLFEVPNIYVLGYGFEIDDLYRQLPEIYTLEEE; encoded by the coding sequence ATGGAATTTAAACATAATTTGAAATTATTAATTTCTAAAGAGGAAATTGCAAATAAAATTGCAGAATACGGCGCTTTTTATAATGAAAAGTACAAAGGGAAAACACTTTCTTTAGTAACAATCATGAATGGCTCTGTATTCTTTTTTGCCGATTTTGCAAGAACGCTAAATATGCCAATAAAAATGGATACAATAACTGTTTCTAGTTATTCAGGAACTAAATCAAATAAAGAATTGGTGTTTCATAAAAAAATAACAAAACCAATTATTGAAGATCAACATGTTTTAATTGTTGAGGATATTATTGATTCAGGATTAACTTTGGAAAAAGTATATGAGTATATATTTTCTTTGAAACCAAAATCTTTAGAAATACTGACTTTAGCTTCAAAGAAAAGTAATCATAAGAACTTTAAATATGAATATAGAACTTTATTTGAAGTTCCAAACATATATGTTTTAGGTTATGGATTTGAAATTGATGATCTTTATAGACAACTTCCAGAAATTTATACTTTAGAGGAAGAATAG